A single region of the Sorghum bicolor cultivar BTx623 chromosome 9, Sorghum_bicolor_NCBIv3, whole genome shotgun sequence genome encodes:
- the LOC8067480 gene encoding uncharacterized protein LOC8067480: MVSSETPSFPRLLLPSPTCTTCSLRPALHIYNTPSDLVPSISTIRPTRCLHSFFLSCTRKQSVSSFHYQELTKQMAATLKLRILTVAAAAAVIASSLVGTASAAEGPAPAPTSGASMAAPALAAASFTALVFGYLF; encoded by the coding sequence ATGGTTTCCAGCGAGACTCCTTCGTTTCCAAGGCTCCTCCTCCCCTCCCCTACCTGCACTACCTGCAGCCTCAGACCCGCGCTGCATATATATAACACCCCAAGCGATCTCGTCCCCTCCATATCCACGATCCGGCCAACACGCTGCCTCCACAGCTTCTTCCTCAGCTGCACTCGCAAGCAATCCGTCTCGTCGTTCCACTACCAAGAACTAACGAAGCAAATGGCGGCCACTCTGAAGCTCAGGATCCTCACCGTGGCCGCGGCGGCCGCCGTCATCGCCTCGTCCCTGGTCGGCACGGCCTCAGCGGCTGAGGGGCCGGCGCCCGCTCCGACGTCCGGCGCGTCCATGGCCGCGCCGGCTCTTGCCGCTGCGTCCTTCACCGCACTTGTCTTCGGCTACCTCTTCTAA